A section of the Elizabethkingia anophelis R26 genome encodes:
- a CDS encoding DUF4126 domain-containing protein, with product MPEHISYLQYILGAFIGVGLAAASGFRVFMPLFAVSLASYLGWIPMNESWQWLAGLPTLIATGIAMIVEILAYYIPFIDHLLDTINIPLATIAGTLLFASQFTHLGAFPQWALALIAGGGTASVISSGFAGLRATSTATTGGTGNFMVASTETVGGSLMSVLALAAPIIAFIITILLIFLSIRYGKKIWRKIKQFRNPDTEIK from the coding sequence ATGCCGGAACATATTTCATATTTACAATATATTCTCGGAGCATTTATTGGAGTAGGTTTAGCCGCTGCCTCAGGATTCAGAGTATTTATGCCTCTCTTCGCAGTAAGCCTAGCGTCATACTTAGGCTGGATTCCTATGAACGAAAGCTGGCAATGGTTAGCTGGGTTGCCAACTCTTATTGCTACAGGTATTGCCATGATCGTAGAAATACTGGCTTACTACATCCCTTTTATAGATCATTTACTGGATACTATCAATATTCCTTTAGCCACTATTGCCGGAACATTATTATTTGCCAGCCAATTCACACATCTCGGTGCATTTCCGCAATGGGCATTAGCCTTAATTGCCGGGGGTGGAACAGCAAGTGTAATAAGTTCAGGGTTTGCAGGTCTTAGGGCTACATCTACAGCAACTACCGGCGGAACCGGTAATTTCATGGTTGCAAGTACTGAAACTGTTGGTGGAAGCTTAATGTCAGTATTGGCATTAGCCGCTCCAATTATAGCTTTTATTATTACAATTTTACTGATCTTTTTGAGTATTCGCTACGGAAAAAAGATCTGGAGAAAAATAAAGCAATTCAGAAACCCTGACACGGAAATAAAATAA
- a CDS encoding TatD family hydrolase: MLFDFHHHHKNPDYKGVYNKSIYEEFSPEFYSIGLHPQDISDNWESEIEKVHTAAKASNCVSIGECGLDAFVNASIELQIKVFKSQILIAEGLQKPLTIHCVRRYNEVINTCKGISIPKIIHGFNKKETIAAQLLQNGFYLSFGASLLNNLSLQKIFRQIPKETFVLETDTAEINIEKLYEKAAIIRGIAMTELENIVDYNLKTIFRW; encoded by the coding sequence ATGCTATTTGACTTTCATCACCACCATAAAAACCCTGATTATAAAGGAGTTTATAACAAATCTATTTATGAAGAATTTTCTCCGGAATTCTACTCTATAGGTTTACATCCTCAGGATATCAGTGACAATTGGGAGTCTGAAATTGAAAAAGTACATACTGCAGCAAAAGCTTCAAACTGCGTGTCCATAGGCGAATGCGGACTGGATGCTTTCGTAAACGCATCTATCGAATTACAAATAAAAGTGTTTAAATCACAAATATTAATAGCAGAAGGCCTTCAAAAACCTCTAACTATCCATTGTGTACGTCGCTATAATGAAGTTATAAATACATGTAAAGGAATTAGTATTCCAAAAATCATACATGGATTTAATAAAAAAGAAACTATTGCAGCACAACTATTACAAAATGGTTTTTATTTGTCTTTTGGAGCTTCTCTTCTGAATAATTTATCTTTGCAAAAAATTTTCCGGCAAATCCCCAAAGAAACTTTCGTATTAGAAACCGATACTGCTGAAATCAATATTGAAAAGCTCTATGAAAAGGCAGCTATAATACGAGGTATTGCTATGACAGAACTGGAAAATATAGTAGATTATAATTTAAAAACAATTTTCAGATGGTAG
- a CDS encoding TetR/AcrR family transcriptional regulator encodes MKKIKKLSEKQLHILEVAESLIAEKGFKGTSVREICSQANINVAMISYYFGSKDKMMFHLYQYRVQKAKENFSNFTQTISSASPAMQMKEILNFILGQILKFNYFHGFVTNECHTAEPNKEFLRDFYALCVTKFEEVVQKGIVVGEFKKAVKPENLLATILGTIIFSIRNREFYQAYLPEHNEEDYYQKLEERLKTHLYNTVFSLLGYETNDN; translated from the coding sequence ATGAAAAAAATAAAAAAACTTAGTGAAAAGCAACTGCATATTTTGGAAGTTGCAGAAAGCCTTATCGCAGAGAAAGGCTTTAAAGGAACATCAGTAAGAGAAATTTGTAGTCAGGCCAATATAAATGTTGCCATGATCTCATATTATTTCGGATCGAAAGATAAAATGATGTTTCATTTGTATCAGTACAGAGTTCAGAAAGCAAAGGAAAATTTCAGCAATTTTACACAAACGATTTCATCAGCAAGCCCGGCTATGCAAATGAAAGAAATTCTGAATTTTATCCTTGGACAAATCCTTAAATTCAATTATTTCCATGGATTTGTAACTAACGAATGTCATACTGCGGAACCTAATAAAGAATTTCTTCGTGATTTTTACGCATTATGCGTGACCAAATTTGAAGAAGTAGTTCAGAAAGGAATCGTGGTGGGCGAATTTAAAAAGGCTGTAAAGCCTGAAAATCTTCTGGCAACTATCCTCGGGACGATCATTTTTAGCATCAGAAACAGAGAGTTTTATCAGGCTTACCTTCCGGAGCATAATGAAGAAGATTACTATCAGAAATTAGAAGAACGATTAAAAACCCATTTATACAACACCGTATTTTCATTACTAGGGTATGAAACAAATGACAACTAA
- the lptE gene encoding LPS assembly lipoprotein LptE, translated as MKAAFKNRFKILRLGSLILLSQLLVSCYSFTGSSLKPDVKTILIKNFPNNTSFNPNLSQQFSTDLQNRFLQRTNLKGTTEMPDILIEGEIVDYQPSTPTTISTPSTSQATGNVMLAAQNKLTITVKVHYENAKYPNESFDRTYSDEAVFSNTLSIQQIEDTQVKIATDRIINKIFNDIVANW; from the coding sequence ATGAAAGCAGCCTTTAAAAACAGATTTAAAATATTGCGTCTAGGAAGTTTGATTTTATTGTCGCAGCTTTTGGTTTCTTGTTACTCCTTTACAGGATCATCCTTAAAACCGGATGTAAAGACAATTTTGATAAAAAACTTTCCTAATAATACTTCTTTTAACCCCAATCTTAGTCAGCAGTTCTCAACAGATCTGCAAAACAGATTTTTGCAGAGAACAAATCTAAAGGGAACAACAGAAATGCCTGATATCTTAATTGAAGGGGAGATTGTAGACTATCAGCCATCTACACCAACAACGATATCTACACCTTCTACATCGCAGGCAACAGGTAATGTGATGCTGGCTGCACAGAATAAGCTCACAATTACTGTAAAAGTACATTACGAGAACGCTAAATATCCTAATGAGAGTTTTGACAGAACATATTCGGATGAAGCTGTTTTCAGTAATACCTTGTCAATTCAACAGATTGAAGATACTCAGGTAAAGATTGCAACAGACAGGATTATCAATAAAATTTTTAATGATATTGTAGCCAACTGGTAA
- a CDS encoding TolC family protein yields the protein MTTKILLLAAFSAAGLEFAQTVQKLTLSEAIVLSMKNNSKVKIAEAQLNTMDSKVQEAKNKRLPDLKLSGNLMKPFNTMEIKSELPFLNGGGASPSAPDYVAIQQLNLGMPLFAGFKIKNGIAVAEYQKSIQQYQLENDKQDIALAATQGFVNLYKAKQAINVINENLSRSHQRSVDFEKLEQNGVVARNDLMRVKLQESNVKLSLADAKKNVNVLNYNLGVLLGLAEGTEIDPEIGGDETQEFVNEQNLQEQSLQQRQEYKILSEQEKVGKANVEIAKAAYYPTVSLTAGYINAWMPNILQINHMTMAGLSLSYDLANLYKNKATVQTAKLQQVEIQENRKALNDKVKTDIHNAFEDYQLQNEKIKVYEEAVGQANENYKVVKNKFDNGLATTTDLLTADVEQLQAQLNLVYGKADKKWSYFNLLRQTGEIKY from the coding sequence ATGACAACTAAAATTCTCCTGTTGGCTGCATTTAGCGCCGCAGGTTTAGAATTTGCGCAAACAGTACAAAAGCTGACATTGTCCGAAGCTATAGTACTAAGCATGAAAAATAACTCTAAAGTTAAAATTGCTGAAGCGCAACTGAATACAATGGACTCGAAAGTCCAGGAGGCAAAAAATAAAAGATTACCAGATCTGAAACTAAGTGGAAATCTGATGAAACCATTTAATACAATGGAAATAAAATCAGAACTTCCGTTCCTGAATGGAGGCGGAGCTTCTCCATCTGCACCGGATTATGTGGCAATACAGCAGCTAAATCTTGGAATGCCACTTTTTGCAGGATTTAAGATTAAGAACGGAATAGCTGTTGCTGAATATCAGAAGAGCATTCAGCAGTATCAGCTGGAAAACGACAAGCAGGATATTGCTTTGGCTGCAACACAAGGATTTGTAAATCTTTATAAGGCAAAGCAGGCTATCAATGTAATCAACGAAAATCTTTCCAGATCACATCAGAGAAGTGTTGACTTCGAAAAATTGGAACAAAACGGAGTTGTTGCCCGAAATGATCTGATGAGAGTAAAGCTTCAGGAAAGCAATGTTAAATTGTCTTTAGCAGATGCTAAAAAGAATGTTAATGTACTAAACTATAATCTTGGAGTCCTTTTAGGATTGGCTGAAGGAACAGAAATAGATCCTGAAATTGGAGGCGACGAAACTCAGGAATTTGTAAACGAGCAAAATCTTCAGGAGCAGTCTTTACAACAAAGACAGGAATATAAAATTCTTTCGGAGCAGGAAAAGGTTGGTAAAGCTAATGTAGAAATTGCGAAAGCAGCATATTATCCGACAGTTTCTCTTACTGCAGGATATATCAATGCATGGATGCCTAATATTTTGCAGATAAACCATATGACGATGGCTGGTTTATCTCTTTCCTATGATCTTGCCAACTTGTATAAGAATAAAGCAACTGTACAAACAGCAAAACTACAACAGGTAGAAATTCAGGAGAATAGAAAAGCATTAAATGATAAGGTGAAAACGGATATTCATAATGCATTTGAAGATTATCAGCTGCAAAATGAGAAGATTAAAGTTTATGAAGAGGCTGTAGGGCAAGCTAATGAAAACTATAAAGTTGTAAAGAATAAATTTGACAATGGTCTTGCAACAACAACAGATCTTCTTACTGCAGACGTAGAACAGCTTCAGGCCCAGCTTAATCTGGTTTATGGAAAAGCAGATAAAAAATGGTCTTACTTCAATTTACTAAGACAAACAGGAGAAATAAAATATTAA
- a CDS encoding sigma-54 interaction domain-containing protein, with translation MSELQNIKARFGIIGNYPALNRALEKSMQVAPTDISVLVIGESGVGKEFIPKIIHSLSHRKHMPYIVVNCGAIPEGTIDSELFGHEKGAFTGATTTRKGYFEVADGGTIFLDEVGELPLQTQVRLLRVLESGEFMKVGSSVVQKTNVRIVAATNVNMMKAIQDGRFREDLYYRLNTVQIDMPPLRERKGDIHLLFRKFAIDFAEKYRMPEVYLTEDGVHYIENYSFPGNIRQLRNLVEQLTVVEQKREITSETLSHYIPMVSNAPMVITQPNQNSNSGGDFNNEREIMYKILFDMRSDINDLKTLTSELIKNRGASDLSNQEKTLINRIYTPEAQQAVVPNSLLYFENNNTPQNPTIISNNTEDNYEDIEDIELEEAKPESLSLQNNEKDLIIKALEKHKGRRNKAADELGISQRTLYRKIKQYNLED, from the coding sequence ATGTCAGAACTTCAGAATATAAAAGCCCGCTTTGGAATCATTGGAAATTATCCGGCTCTTAACAGAGCTCTTGAAAAATCCATGCAGGTTGCGCCTACCGATATATCAGTTTTAGTAATTGGTGAAAGTGGTGTAGGTAAAGAATTTATTCCTAAAATTATACATAGCCTTTCGCACCGTAAACACATGCCATATATTGTGGTAAACTGTGGTGCTATCCCGGAAGGTACTATCGATTCCGAACTATTTGGTCACGAAAAGGGCGCTTTTACAGGTGCTACAACAACCAGAAAAGGTTATTTTGAAGTTGCCGATGGCGGAACTATTTTTCTGGATGAGGTAGGTGAGCTACCATTGCAGACACAGGTTCGTTTGCTTCGTGTTTTGGAAAGTGGCGAATTTATGAAGGTAGGATCTTCTGTGGTACAGAAGACCAATGTAAGAATTGTTGCTGCTACCAATGTAAACATGATGAAGGCCATTCAGGACGGGCGTTTCCGTGAGGATTTATACTACCGTCTGAATACAGTGCAAATCGATATGCCGCCTCTGAGAGAACGTAAAGGAGATATTCACCTTTTGTTCCGGAAGTTTGCAATAGATTTTGCAGAAAAATATAGAATGCCTGAGGTTTATTTAACTGAAGATGGTGTTCATTATATAGAAAATTACTCATTCCCGGGAAACATCAGACAACTTAGGAATCTTGTAGAGCAATTAACTGTTGTAGAGCAAAAACGAGAGATAACATCGGAGACATTAAGCCATTATATCCCTATGGTTTCCAACGCTCCAATGGTTATTACCCAGCCTAATCAGAATAGCAATAGCGGAGGTGATTTCAATAACGAAAGAGAGATTATGTATAAGATCCTTTTCGATATGAGAAGTGATATTAATGATCTGAAGACATTAACATCTGAATTGATAAAGAACAGAGGAGCCTCGGATCTTAGCAATCAGGAAAAGACTCTTATCAACAGAATTTATACACCGGAAGCTCAGCAGGCGGTAGTTCCGAATTCGTTATTGTATTTTGAGAATAACAACACACCACAGAATCCTACGATAATATCTAATAATACTGAGGATAACTACGAAGATATTGAGGATATTGAGCTGGAAGAAGCAAAACCCGAATCTTTATCATTACAGAATAATGAAAAGGATTTGATTATAAAAGCATTAGAAAAACATAAAGGAAGACGTAACAAAGCGGCAGATGAACTTGGAATTTCACAGCGTACGCTTTACCGTAAAATAAAACAATATAACCTGGAAGATTAA
- the rnpA gene encoding ribonuclease P protein component: MKEFGFPSSEKLKAKKDIDRLFKQGKWITTGNLRIIWLASESEIKVGVSVSKRYFKKAVHRNRVKRLLREAYRLNKPLLHERFGEHFHIMLFWTSPQLPENLDQVKYFYEKLCRKN; this comes from the coding sequence ATGAAAGAATTCGGATTTCCATCTTCGGAAAAGTTAAAAGCAAAGAAAGATATAGACCGCCTTTTCAAACAGGGCAAATGGATTACCACAGGTAATCTTCGCATTATATGGCTTGCCAGTGAATCCGAGATAAAAGTAGGTGTAAGTGTCTCTAAAAGGTACTTTAAAAAGGCTGTACACAGAAACAGAGTAAAGAGACTATTACGTGAAGCTTACAGGCTAAATAAGCCTCTTTTGCATGAAAGATTCGGAGAACACTTTCACATTATGTTATTTTGGACATCTCCACAACTTCCTGAAAATCTGGATCAAGTAAAATATTTTTACGAGAAACTTTGTCGTAAAAATTAA
- a CDS encoding HlyD family secretion protein: MSEQVPNKKKINSKFIAILAVLIVGGGAFGFYKYQHAQVHQTTDDAQIETNITAITPRIQAFIKEVKVKDNQYVKKGDTLLILDASDINTKVEEARAGVSQAESGITAAQAQTEASTSTLPITNSQVAAMNANIDAAKAKLWQATQDYNRYSNLYQDHSITKQQFEQARTAMLEAQATVKGLESQRLATQNQTQATISQSHAVGSQVSVAKANLEKSKASLEAAKINLSYTVITAPVSGYVSRVDLQQGQLLNPGQQLFNIVDEHIWVVANFKETQLEKMRIGQKVEIKADAYPNHKFEAKIGSFSPATGAQFSLLPPDNASGNFVKVVQRLPVSIEFVNPKDPMLKYLRPGMNLDVDVTTK, from the coding sequence ATGTCTGAACAAGTTCCAAATAAAAAGAAAATTAATTCAAAATTTATCGCCATCCTTGCAGTTCTTATTGTCGGAGGCGGGGCATTTGGATTTTATAAATATCAGCATGCTCAGGTGCACCAGACAACTGATGATGCGCAGATAGAAACAAATATAACGGCTATCACACCAAGAATTCAGGCCTTTATAAAAGAAGTAAAAGTAAAAGATAACCAATATGTAAAAAAAGGAGATACACTTTTAATTCTTGATGCAAGTGATATCAATACTAAAGTAGAAGAAGCAAGAGCCGGGGTCTCTCAGGCCGAAAGCGGTATTACTGCAGCTCAGGCACAGACTGAAGCTTCTACTTCTACATTGCCTATTACAAATAGTCAGGTTGCTGCAATGAACGCTAATATAGATGCCGCAAAAGCTAAACTTTGGCAGGCAACACAAGATTATAACAGATACAGCAATCTTTATCAGGATCACAGTATTACAAAACAACAATTTGAGCAGGCGCGTACAGCAATGCTAGAAGCTCAGGCAACTGTAAAAGGATTGGAAAGTCAGAGATTGGCAACACAAAACCAGACACAGGCTACGATTTCTCAAAGTCATGCTGTAGGTTCTCAGGTATCTGTAGCAAAAGCTAATCTGGAGAAAAGTAAAGCGTCTTTAGAGGCTGCAAAAATCAACCTTTCTTATACTGTAATTACAGCACCGGTTTCAGGTTATGTTTCAAGGGTAGATTTGCAACAGGGACAATTGCTTAACCCTGGTCAGCAGCTATTTAATATTGTCGACGAGCATATCTGGGTAGTTGCTAACTTCAAAGAAACGCAGTTAGAAAAAATGAGAATCGGACAGAAAGTAGAAATTAAAGCAGATGCTTATCCAAATCATAAGTTTGAAGCTAAAATAGGTTCTTTTTCTCCTGCAACAGGAGCTCAATTCTCGCTTTTACCTCCGGATAATGCTTCAGGAAACTTTGTAAAAGTGGTACAAAGATTACCAGTATCTATCGAGTTTGTAAACCCGAAAGATCCTATGCTGAAATATCTGCGTCCCGGAATGAATCTGGATGTTGATGTGACTACTAAATAA
- a CDS encoding tRNA threonylcarbamoyladenosine dehydratase — translation MVDIWLERTELLIKEAGIEKLKKSSILIVGMGGVGSFAAEFIARSGVGNLTIVDGDIIDITNINRQLPALHSTVGDDKVELMARRILDINPELNLTRINEFLNPERMEEVIQTGNFDYILDCIDSVSPKLALIKAARKNKIKIISCMGAGGKLDPSKVMVRDISKTRNCYLAKQVRKRLKKEGINKGFRCVFSTEIQREDSLKMTDGSNYKKSFYGTISYMPAIFGLYAASEVIRYLIQDKVAE, via the coding sequence ATGGTAGATATCTGGCTGGAACGCACTGAATTACTAATAAAAGAAGCAGGCATAGAGAAATTAAAAAAATCCAGTATCCTAATCGTAGGAATGGGTGGAGTTGGGTCTTTCGCAGCAGAATTTATAGCCCGTTCGGGTGTTGGTAATCTGACTATTGTGGACGGCGACATTATAGATATCACCAATATAAACCGCCAGCTTCCTGCTCTTCATTCAACTGTCGGTGACGATAAAGTTGAATTAATGGCAAGAAGAATTCTGGATATTAATCCTGAATTAAACTTAACCAGAATTAATGAGTTTCTGAACCCTGAAAGAATGGAGGAAGTTATTCAGACAGGAAACTTCGATTACATTTTAGATTGTATTGATAGTGTAAGTCCTAAGCTTGCACTAATTAAAGCTGCCAGAAAAAATAAAATAAAAATAATAAGCTGTATGGGTGCCGGCGGAAAACTGGATCCTAGCAAGGTAATGGTACGTGACATCAGTAAAACTCGTAATTGTTATCTGGCAAAACAAGTTAGAAAAAGACTAAAAAAAGAGGGAATTAATAAAGGATTCCGTTGTGTTTTTTCTACTGAAATACAGAGAGAAGACAGTCTGAAAATGACAGACGGCAGCAATTATAAAAAATCTTTTTACGGAACCATTAGCTATATGCCTGCTATATTTGGGCTGTATGCAGCATCAGAAGTTATAAGATATCTTATACAAGATAAAGTAGCCGAATAA